One Roseomonas sp. OT10 DNA window includes the following coding sequences:
- a CDS encoding glycosyl transferase family 1 translates to MRVAYLVHDLGDAAVERRLRQLRSAGFDLALAGFHRAETPPSEVAGVPAVPMGRTENARLVRRIGSVLGAAARPGAWVEAVRGADIILARQLEMLALGARGRAVAARSASLVYECLDIHRLMLSQGPPGRALRALEGALLRRTDLLLVSSPAFVENHFARAYPRLPPTELVENRVLEEELSPEVLAGPPPPPVAGPPWRIGWFGMLRCRRSLELLAGLTRALPGQVEVVLRGRPALDALGDLEGVLASAPGMRFDGPYDRRRDLAGMYAGVHFTWAIDFYEAGANSDWLLPNRLYEGGAHGAVPLAMRNVETGRWLARHGAGIRLEEPLGEALRDLFAGMTAEQWGEARRAAAAVPRAAYVDGPEAAARLAEALSASVSRDSF, encoded by the coding sequence ATGAGGGTCGCCTACCTCGTGCATGACCTCGGCGACGCGGCGGTGGAGCGGCGGCTACGCCAGCTGCGGTCCGCGGGCTTCGATCTGGCCCTGGCCGGATTCCACCGCGCGGAAACGCCGCCGTCCGAGGTGGCCGGGGTTCCGGCCGTGCCGATGGGAAGGACCGAGAACGCCCGGCTGGTCCGGCGGATCGGCAGCGTGCTGGGCGCGGCGGCACGGCCCGGCGCCTGGGTCGAGGCGGTGCGCGGCGCCGACATCATCCTGGCGCGGCAGCTCGAGATGCTGGCGCTGGGCGCGCGCGGTCGCGCCGTGGCGGCGCGCTCGGCGTCGCTGGTCTACGAATGCCTGGATATCCATCGGCTGATGCTGTCCCAGGGCCCGCCTGGGCGGGCCCTGCGCGCGCTGGAAGGGGCGTTGCTGCGCCGGACGGACCTGCTGCTCGTCAGCTCCCCGGCCTTCGTCGAGAACCACTTCGCCCGCGCCTATCCCCGGCTGCCCCCGACGGAGCTGGTCGAGAACCGCGTGCTGGAGGAGGAGCTGTCACCCGAGGTCCTGGCCGGGCCGCCGCCCCCACCCGTGGCCGGCCCGCCCTGGCGAATCGGCTGGTTCGGCATGCTGCGCTGCCGACGGAGCCTGGAGCTCCTGGCGGGGTTGACCCGGGCCCTGCCGGGGCAGGTGGAGGTGGTCCTGCGGGGCCGCCCGGCCCTGGATGCGCTCGGCGACCTGGAGGGGGTGCTGGCCTCCGCCCCGGGGATGCGGTTCGACGGGCCCTACGACCGCCGGCGCGACCTAGCCGGCATGTATGCGGGGGTGCATTTCACCTGGGCGATCGACTTCTACGAGGCTGGGGCGAATTCCGACTGGCTGCTGCCCAACCGCCTCTATGAGGGCGGGGCGCACGGTGCGGTGCCGCTGGCGATGCGGAACGTGGAGACGGGGCGCTGGCTGGCGCGCCACGGCGCCGGCATCCGGCTGGAGGAGCCGCTGGGCGAGGCGCTGCGCGACCTCTTCGCCGGGATGACGGCGGAGCAATGGGGCGAGGCAAGACGGGCCGCGGCAGCGGTGCCGCGAGCCGCCTATGTGGACGGCCCCGAGGCTGCCGCGAGGCTGGCCGAGGCGCTGTCCGCCTCGGTATCGCGTGACTCGTTCTGA
- a CDS encoding glycosyltransferase family 2 protein: MPDAAVQASSAEGEVPFVSVAVPVLNESHYIQPCLESLRGQWPEGRFEVLVLDGGSRDDTREKVEAMMPGFPGLRLLDNPRRLQSAAVNLAARLATPEAGILVRADAHAVYPPDFLVKVVGALRSQRGATSVVVPMVTEGRIGLQRAIAAAQNSRFGNGGSAHRRLGQSRWVDHGHHAAFDRAFFLSIGGYDETFTHNEDAELDQRATAAGGKVWMCAEAAVTYFPRRDLVSLGRQYSRHGAGRARTILKHRLKPKPRQMAPVVALLGNSAALVAAPVVPATLLVPAVYALLCLGWGARSALRERDAWLLAAGPAAMTMHHAWAVGFLRSLMRRRNRQVATSP, translated from the coding sequence ATGCCCGACGCCGCCGTTCAAGCCTCCAGCGCGGAGGGGGAGGTCCCCTTCGTCTCCGTCGCCGTCCCTGTGCTGAACGAGTCCCACTACATCCAGCCCTGCCTCGAATCCCTGCGCGGCCAGTGGCCGGAGGGGCGGTTCGAGGTGCTCGTGCTGGATGGCGGCAGCCGCGACGACACGCGGGAGAAGGTGGAGGCCATGATGCCGGGCTTTCCCGGCCTGCGCCTGCTCGACAACCCGCGGCGCCTGCAGTCGGCGGCCGTCAACCTCGCTGCCCGCCTGGCCACGCCCGAAGCGGGCATCCTGGTCCGGGCGGACGCGCACGCCGTCTATCCGCCCGACTTCCTGGTGAAGGTGGTGGGCGCCCTGCGCAGCCAGCGCGGTGCGACCTCCGTGGTGGTGCCCATGGTCACGGAAGGCCGAATCGGCTTGCAGCGGGCGATCGCCGCCGCCCAGAACAGCCGCTTCGGCAATGGCGGCTCGGCGCACCGGCGGCTCGGCCAATCGCGGTGGGTGGATCACGGCCACCATGCCGCCTTCGACCGGGCGTTCTTCCTGTCCATCGGCGGCTACGACGAGACCTTCACCCATAACGAGGATGCCGAGCTCGACCAGCGCGCCACGGCGGCGGGGGGCAAGGTCTGGATGTGCGCCGAAGCGGCGGTGACCTATTTCCCGCGCCGGGACCTCGTCAGCCTGGGGCGGCAATACAGCCGGCACGGTGCCGGCCGGGCCCGGACCATCCTCAAGCACCGGCTGAAGCCGAAGCCCCGCCAGATGGCGCCGGTTGTGGCGCTTCTGGGAAATTCCGCCGCCTTGGTTGCGGCGCCGGTCGTGCCCGCAACCCTTCTGGTGCCGGCGGTCTATGCGCTGCTGTGCCTGGGATGGGGGGCCCGTTCCGCCCTGCGCGAGCGCGATGCCTGGCTCCTGGCGGCAGGGCCGGCGGCGATGACGATGCACCATGCCTGGGCCGTGGGCTTCCTGCGTTCCCTGATGCGGCGGCGGAACCGACAGGTTGCCACCAGCCCCTGA